The following coding sequences are from one Triticum aestivum cultivar Chinese Spring chromosome 5A, IWGSC CS RefSeq v2.1, whole genome shotgun sequence window:
- the LOC123105478 gene encoding uncharacterized protein, which yields MGSRWIRPEVYPLFATTGVAVGICVMQLVRNITTNPEVRVTKQNRAAGLLENHDEGKRYSQHGVRRFWLSKRHDYMHELDNVPTDRK from the exons ATGGGTTCTCGATGGATCCGACCCGAG GTGTACCCACTGTTCGCGACGACCGGCGTGGCTGTCGGTATTTGTGTGATGCAACTTGTGCGCAATATCACCACCAACCCTGAAGTCAG GGTGACAAAGCAGAACAGGGCAGCTGGGTTGCTAGAGAATCATGATGAAGGAAAGAGGTATTCCCAACACGGGGTGCGCAGGTTCTGGCTCTCCAAGCGTCATGACTACATGCATGAACTGGACAATGTGCCCACCGATCGGAAGTAG